One part of the Bacteroidia bacterium genome encodes these proteins:
- a CDS encoding response regulator, translating into MTFNSNKPILLLEDDLVDVMTFKRAVRDLAVKNELIVKGNGVEGLEFLEKALEIPCMILLDLNMPKMNGLEFLEEIKKHPRFRHIPVIILTTSKEQTDRMQSFQLSVAGYMVKPVNYQNFINMLNTIHQYWSLSEYPE; encoded by the coding sequence ATGACTTTCAACAGCAACAAACCGATTCTCCTTCTGGAAGATGACCTGGTGGATGTAATGACCTTTAAGCGTGCCGTAAGGGATTTGGCCGTGAAAAATGAATTGATTGTCAAGGGAAATGGGGTGGAAGGCCTCGAATTTCTCGAAAAAGCGCTTGAAATCCCGTGTATGATCCTATTGGATCTCAATATGCCTAAGATGAATGGGCTCGAATTTTTAGAGGAGATCAAAAAGCATCCTCGATTCAGGCATATCCCGGTCATCATTCTCACGACTTCTAAAGAGCAGACAGATCGGATGCAAAGTTTTCAATTGAGTGTCGCGGGTTATATGGTAAAACCAGTAAACTACCAGAATTTCATAAACATGCTTAATACCATTCATCAATATTGGTCACTAAGTGAGTATCCGGAATAA
- a CDS encoding ammonium transporter, with amino-acid sequence MDKLDSLQQVYEAKLAVLEQGIGAAQEAAAVADMTADNVWMMLATALVFIMHLGFAGVEAGFGQSKNTVNILFKNTLTPAIGLVMYALFGFAMMYPGAWTLDGILAFGFGLDVPLTDEGALDMTYNDSYTYWTDFLFQGMFAATAATIVSGAVAERIKLSSYLVFTVLFVGFVYPIIGSWQWGGGFLSTLGGDDGGFYDFAGSTLVHSVGGWGALVGIALLGARKGKYVDGKVIDKPGSSVPLAVIGVFLLWLGWFGFNGGSVLSADAAGTSFVLVTTSLAACAGMFTAVITAWFVFKRLDLGMALNGTLAGLVGITAGADLMSPWEAMFIGGVAGVLVVLSAITLDKFYLDDVVGAVSVHLTCGIWGTLAVGILGSKAGLDQFIWQLTGVGAAAAMAFGSAFVIFFVLKKAFGIRVTEEHEESGLDSHEHGIRGYTIIYAE; translated from the coding sequence ATGGACAAATTAGATTCTTTACAACAGGTCTATGAAGCTAAGCTGGCTGTACTGGAGCAAGGTATTGGAGCTGCCCAGGAAGCTGCAGCAGTAGCAGACATGACCGCGGACAACGTCTGGATGATGTTGGCTACTGCATTGGTTTTTATCATGCACCTGGGATTTGCAGGGGTTGAAGCCGGTTTTGGTCAATCCAAGAATACCGTAAATATCCTGTTTAAAAATACGCTGACACCTGCAATCGGCCTGGTAATGTATGCCCTATTTGGATTTGCAATGATGTATCCGGGAGCATGGACCCTGGATGGGATTCTTGCTTTTGGATTTGGTCTGGATGTACCACTTACAGATGAAGGGGCTTTGGATATGACTTATAATGATAGTTATACTTATTGGACTGATTTCCTTTTTCAGGGAATGTTTGCTGCAACGGCTGCGACCATTGTTTCCGGAGCAGTAGCAGAACGGATTAAACTCAGCAGTTACCTGGTTTTTACGGTATTGTTCGTAGGATTTGTATATCCTATTATCGGTTCCTGGCAATGGGGCGGCGGATTCCTTTCGACACTTGGCGGTGATGATGGAGGATTTTATGATTTCGCCGGTTCTACGCTTGTTCACTCTGTAGGGGGATGGGGAGCTTTGGTTGGTATCGCACTTCTGGGTGCCAGAAAAGGAAAATATGTTGATGGGAAAGTCATTGACAAACCTGGTTCCAGTGTTCCTTTAGCGGTTATTGGTGTCTTCCTTCTTTGGTTAGGATGGTTTGGATTCAATGGTGGATCTGTACTTTCTGCTGATGCTGCAGGTACTTCTTTTGTATTGGTTACTACTTCACTTGCAGCTTGTGCCGGTATGTTTACAGCAGTAATTACGGCATGGTTTGTATTTAAAAGACTGGATTTGGGAATGGCACTGAATGGAACCCTGGCAGGTCTGGTTGGTATTACCGCCGGAGCTGACCTTATGAGTCCCTGGGAAGCTATGTTTATTGGGGGAGTTGCTGGAGTTCTGGTCGTATTGTCTGCGATTACGCTGGACAAATTCTACCTGGATGATGTTGTTGGAGCTGTCTCCGTTCACTTGACTTGTGGAATCTGGGGAACACTCGCAGTGGGTATCCTGGGTAGCAAAGCCGGACTGGATCAGTTTATCTGGCAATTGACAGGTGTAGGTGCCGCAGCCGCTATGGCCTTTGGAAGTGCTTTTGTCATCTTCTTTGTTCTCAAGAAAGCCTTTGGAATCAGAGTTACCGAAGAGCATGAAGAAAGTGGACTTGATAGCCACGAGCACGGTATCCGCGGATACACCATTATTTATGCAGAATAG
- a CDS encoding Gfo/Idh/MocA family oxidoreductase, whose product MEPNKVTTTRRNFLKKAGVATAATGLSVNIALGRSSRFEMNSETLKVGLVGCGGRGSGAANQALNADPNVVLWAMADIFPDRMESSLKNLTEAHPDKVKVDEGRQFIGFDGYKKLLESGVDVVLLATPPAFRPDHLRACIDADKHVFCEKPMAVDAAGVRKVIKVIDAAEQKGLSLMSGFCWRYHEPKRETFSRILDGSIGDIKAIYNTYNTGYLWEKPRKEGWSEMENKLRNWIYYNWLSGDHIAEQAIHSLDMMSWALGDVTPKQVSGTGGRQRRIEDKYGNVYDHFALVYEYENGAKGFHFSRQQKDTDRAYHVEMLGTKGHAVADCIRRKHEIVGTETWKYRGQSNNMYQTEHDELFAAIRKGEQILDKYMANSTLLAIIGRMVAYTGKTITWEQALNSEEVLGPNINQYNWEFDWPTAEVAKPGLTEFR is encoded by the coding sequence ATGGAACCAAATAAAGTAACCACTACTCGTAGGAATTTCCTCAAAAAGGCAGGCGTTGCCACAGCGGCAACAGGTTTATCTGTCAACATTGCACTCGGACGATCTTCCAGATTTGAAATGAATAGTGAAACCCTGAAAGTAGGCCTCGTCGGATGTGGGGGTCGCGGTTCAGGGGCAGCCAATCAGGCCCTTAATGCCGATCCCAATGTAGTTCTCTGGGCCATGGCAGATATTTTCCCTGACCGGATGGAAAGCTCTCTCAAAAACCTGACAGAAGCTCACCCGGATAAGGTAAAAGTAGATGAAGGAAGACAGTTCATAGGATTTGATGGATATAAAAAACTCCTGGAATCAGGGGTAGATGTAGTACTCCTCGCTACTCCTCCAGCCTTCCGTCCAGATCATCTCAGAGCCTGTATTGATGCAGACAAACATGTATTCTGTGAAAAACCCATGGCTGTTGATGCTGCAGGAGTAAGAAAAGTGATTAAGGTAATTGATGCTGCCGAACAAAAAGGCCTTTCCCTTATGTCTGGCTTTTGCTGGAGATATCACGAACCAAAAAGAGAGACTTTCTCTCGTATCCTCGATGGAAGCATTGGAGACATCAAAGCCATTTACAATACCTATAATACCGGATACCTTTGGGAAAAACCCCGTAAGGAAGGCTGGTCTGAGATGGAGAATAAGCTTCGCAACTGGATTTACTACAACTGGTTGAGTGGAGACCATATTGCAGAGCAAGCGATTCATAGTTTGGATATGATGTCATGGGCTTTGGGAGATGTTACTCCCAAGCAAGTAAGCGGTACCGGTGGACGCCAGCGCAGAATCGAAGATAAATACGGAAATGTATACGATCACTTTGCCCTTGTATATGAGTATGAAAATGGAGCCAAAGGCTTCCATTTCTCCCGACAGCAAAAAGATACTGATAGAGCCTATCATGTAGAAATGTTGGGGACCAAAGGACATGCAGTCGCAGATTGTATCCGTCGTAAACATGAGATTGTAGGTACTGAAACCTGGAAATACAGAGGACAGTCCAACAATATGTACCAAACAGAGCATGATGAGCTTTTTGCAGCCATCAGAAAAGGAGAGCAAATCCTGGATAAATATATGGCCAATAGTACCCTGCTCGCCATTATCGGCCGCATGGTAGCTTATACCGGCAAAACGATTACCTGGGAACAAGCCCTCAATTCTGAAGAAGTACTGGGACCAAACATCAACCAGTACAACTGGGAATTTGACTGGCCGACAGCAGAAGTTGCCAAGCCAGGTTTAACTGAGTTTAGATAA
- a CDS encoding outer membrane beta-barrel protein produces the protein MKIIRTLLLIGLLMPVISLQAQDEEEGKLNISGSVDTYYKYDFSGNANIGTSFADEQNSISIGMLDLIFEKSSGKSSFVGEIAFGPRNAASAGPGEDGSFAPRIQNLYFSHQLTDELTVTAGYMGTFVGYEIISPTGNFNYSTSYLFTNGPFQNAGVKFEYEISDGVSIMAGIFNPWNVYVAPSDIGPSSFGAQLALSPVDGWDAYINFVTGGESGTEVDLTTTFQLSDDFMIGLNAASFNNGLEGDLESSFAGAALYLNLSVSELVSLGTRYEYFSTNADFDVNAITFSANIGKGALTFIPELRFDAASTEAFLDADGAATKTATQAVIAAVFAF, from the coding sequence ATGAAAATCATTAGAACATTACTTCTAATCGGGCTCCTTATGCCTGTAATTTCCCTCCAGGCCCAAGACGAAGAAGAAGGTAAATTAAACATCTCAGGTTCCGTTGACACTTATTACAAGTACGATTTCTCCGGAAATGCTAATATCGGAACCAGTTTCGCAGACGAGCAGAATTCTATCTCCATAGGTATGCTTGATCTGATTTTTGAGAAATCATCTGGAAAATCCTCCTTTGTGGGTGAAATAGCTTTCGGTCCCAGAAATGCGGCCTCTGCAGGACCCGGCGAAGACGGGAGTTTCGCACCCAGAATTCAAAACCTCTACTTTTCTCATCAGTTGACAGACGAATTGACCGTGACAGCAGGATACATGGGGACATTTGTGGGATATGAAATCATTTCCCCAACCGGAAATTTCAATTATTCTACTTCCTATCTGTTTACAAACGGCCCTTTCCAAAATGCAGGAGTAAAATTTGAATATGAAATCAGCGATGGGGTAAGCATTATGGCAGGTATTTTCAATCCCTGGAATGTATATGTTGCTCCTTCAGATATCGGTCCCAGTAGCTTTGGTGCTCAACTGGCTCTTTCTCCAGTTGATGGATGGGATGCTTATATCAATTTCGTAACAGGAGGTGAAAGTGGTACCGAAGTAGATCTGACTACGACTTTTCAATTGAGCGATGACTTCATGATAGGCTTGAATGCTGCCAGTTTTAACAATGGTCTTGAAGGCGATCTGGAATCTTCCTTTGCTGGCGCAGCACTTTATTTGAATTTGAGTGTTTCAGAGCTCGTTTCCCTGGGTACACGCTATGAGTACTTCAGTACCAATGCAGACTTTGATGTAAATGCAATTACGTTTTCGGCAAATATTGGAAAAGGTGCCTTGACCTTTATTCCCGAATTGAGGTTTGATGCCGCCAGTACAGAAGCATTTTTAGATGCTGATGGGGCAGCTACAAAAACAGCAACTCAAGCGGTTATTGCAGCTGTTTTCGCTTTCTAA
- a CDS encoding sugar phosphate isomerase/epimerase family protein — MDRKSFLKQAALGLGSASLLLNSCQTAQAEKASENSTTEMPVKAGKGLTKKSLKWGMIQEEISVMEKFKLVKELGFDGIELDSPNDLDEVEVLEAKEASGLEIPGVVNSVHWKKPLSHPDAAVRAECAASMETALKACKRYGGTTVLLVAGVVNDDISYADAYKRSQDEIRKLLPIAKETGIKIAIENVWNNFLISPVEAARYIDEFESDMIGWYFDVGNIVRYGWPHHWVEALGHRIMKVDIKEYSRKKQTDEGIWKGFNVELGEGNSDWEKVNAALKKVGYTGWGSAEMRGGDRERLADISRRMDDVYSR, encoded by the coding sequence ATGGATCGAAAATCTTTCCTCAAACAGGCTGCCCTGGGATTGGGTTCAGCCAGTCTTCTGCTTAATTCCTGCCAGACAGCTCAAGCAGAAAAAGCCTCCGAAAATTCTACAACTGAAATGCCTGTAAAGGCAGGAAAAGGCCTTACCAAAAAGAGCCTGAAATGGGGAATGATCCAGGAGGAAATCTCCGTCATGGAAAAATTCAAACTGGTCAAAGAACTGGGCTTTGATGGAATAGAGCTGGACAGTCCCAATGATTTGGATGAAGTAGAAGTTTTGGAAGCGAAGGAAGCCAGCGGCCTGGAAATCCCCGGTGTGGTGAATTCTGTCCATTGGAAAAAACCTTTATCACATCCGGATGCTGCTGTACGGGCCGAATGTGCTGCCTCTATGGAAACTGCCCTTAAGGCCTGTAAAAGGTATGGAGGGACTACGGTTTTGCTGGTTGCGGGAGTGGTGAATGATGATATTTCTTATGCTGATGCCTACAAACGCTCTCAGGATGAGATCAGAAAACTCTTACCCATAGCCAAAGAAACCGGAATTAAGATTGCGATAGAAAACGTTTGGAACAATTTCCTGATCAGCCCGGTAGAAGCTGCTCGCTATATCGACGAATTTGAAAGCGACATGATCGGCTGGTATTTTGATGTGGGTAATATCGTTCGTTATGGATGGCCCCATCATTGGGTGGAAGCTTTGGGACACCGAATCATGAAGGTGGATATCAAAGAATATAGCCGGAAGAAACAAACCGATGAAGGAATCTGGAAAGGTTTCAATGTCGAATTGGGAGAAGGAAATAGCGATTGGGAAAAGGTAAATGCCGCACTCAAGAAAGTGGGGTATACAGGATGGGGATCTGCCGAAATGCGCGGAGGAGATCGCGAGAGACTGGCTGACATTTCCCGCCGAATGGATGATGTGTATAGCCGTTAA
- a CDS encoding hybrid sensor histidine kinase/response regulator yields the protein MTLNNQKYKVFIVDDDPFIRRSLEIKLHDNDQYDLQSFNSGESCIQALAENPDLIIMDYNMGEHVMNGMEAMIKIKELRPSVEVAILSAQDEIPVAVDILNKGAIEYLSKEHVLDYGIERSVAEIIQKKELQDELVRKNGEIREKNRALEIAQEEVLKANKELKELNEELDRRVKKRTAALVNSLNKLKDSKEELENFVYRASHDLKGPTARLLGLIQLSQMLPDDPSNLGYMEEVIKGMDKIVENFIYVHTLHRNPLNKKAIDLEELVVESFEKLKLIPKAKGIQLKYEIEGGKYFASDPLLLNIILQNLLENAIHFHKGENCADRFVNLRLIQDTEKLILEIEDNGQGIGNDIQHKIFQMFYRGSQESHGNGLGLYLVEHAVKKLEGKISIKSEVGRYSKFRIQLPLNLASESTS from the coding sequence ATGACTCTCAATAATCAGAAATACAAAGTCTTTATTGTTGATGACGATCCATTTATTCGTCGTAGCCTGGAAATAAAACTCCATGACAACGACCAATACGATTTGCAAAGTTTCAATAGTGGAGAATCTTGTATTCAGGCGCTTGCTGAAAATCCCGATTTAATCATCATGGATTACAATATGGGCGAGCATGTGATGAATGGAATGGAGGCAATGATCAAGATCAAAGAACTGAGACCTTCGGTAGAAGTAGCCATTCTATCTGCTCAGGATGAAATCCCTGTTGCCGTAGATATTCTAAATAAAGGGGCTATTGAATACCTGAGTAAAGAGCATGTGCTGGATTATGGAATAGAGCGCTCTGTCGCAGAAATAATCCAAAAGAAGGAGTTGCAGGATGAGTTGGTTCGAAAGAATGGAGAAATACGGGAGAAAAACAGGGCGCTGGAAATTGCGCAGGAGGAAGTCCTCAAGGCCAATAAAGAGTTGAAAGAACTCAATGAAGAACTGGATAGAAGGGTGAAAAAGCGGACAGCCGCTCTCGTAAATTCGCTGAACAAACTAAAAGACTCAAAAGAGGAACTGGAGAATTTTGTATATCGAGCATCTCATGACCTCAAGGGGCCTACCGCTCGTCTTTTGGGATTGATCCAACTTTCTCAAATGCTGCCTGATGATCCCTCCAATTTAGGCTATATGGAGGAAGTCATCAAAGGCATGGATAAGATTGTAGAGAATTTCATTTACGTGCATACCCTGCATAGAAATCCGCTCAACAAAAAGGCCATTGATCTTGAGGAATTGGTTGTGGAAAGTTTCGAAAAGCTCAAACTTATTCCCAAAGCGAAGGGGATTCAGTTGAAATATGAAATAGAAGGGGGAAAATACTTTGCCTCTGATCCGCTCCTTTTGAACATCATCCTTCAGAATTTACTGGAGAATGCAATTCATTTCCATAAAGGAGAAAACTGTGCAGATCGATTTGTGAATCTTCGACTTATACAGGATACAGAAAAACTGATCCTGGAGATAGAGGACAATGGGCAGGGAATTGGAAATGATATTCAGCATAAAATATTCCAGATGTTTTACAGAGGCTCCCAGGAATCTCACGGAAATGGTCTAGGGCTTTATTTGGTCGAACATGCAGTCAAGAAGCTTGAGGGGAAAATCTCCATTAAGTCTGAAGTTGGTCGATACAGTAAATTTCGAATTCAGCTCCCCTTAAACTTAGCATCAGAATCAACAAGCTGA
- a CDS encoding response regulator, with the protein MKILYIEDDQIDQMGFSRLCKKLNAEISYVIVDSLESLKKLEELDSFDLIFSDIFLGDGDINKVLELLGEIQPYILSGEADPGFIQEFVKAPFKGVYEKPLTKEILEEVMGLKSEETESLVEEIREEDYTAIKLANLHRLSKGSNKEMIELMEIALDLLPQRLEELEEGFEEEDWGKVHFSAHSAKGVSRLVGIPVYNELAELDRKAREEAPDPEELFHIYQGLLPIMKQAFDELNHLKNKVSLA; encoded by the coding sequence ATGAAGATTCTATACATAGAAGACGATCAGATAGATCAGATGGGCTTTAGCCGCCTCTGCAAAAAGTTGAATGCTGAGATTAGTTATGTTATCGTTGATAGCCTGGAGAGTTTGAAGAAACTGGAAGAGCTGGATTCCTTTGATCTCATTTTCTCAGATATTTTTCTGGGAGATGGGGATATCAATAAAGTACTGGAATTGTTGGGGGAAATTCAGCCTTATATTTTAAGTGGGGAAGCTGATCCTGGCTTTATTCAGGAATTTGTCAAAGCCCCTTTTAAAGGAGTCTATGAGAAACCTTTGACAAAAGAAATTCTGGAAGAGGTCATGGGGCTTAAGTCAGAGGAAACAGAATCGCTAGTAGAGGAAATACGGGAAGAAGACTACACGGCCATCAAACTGGCAAATTTACACCGACTCAGTAAGGGGTCTAATAAGGAAATGATTGAGTTGATGGAAATTGCGCTAGATCTTTTGCCACAAAGACTTGAAGAATTAGAGGAAGGATTTGAAGAGGAAGATTGGGGGAAAGTCCATTTTAGCGCTCATTCGGCGAAAGGAGTAAGTCGCCTGGTAGGAATTCCTGTCTATAATGAACTGGCCGAACTGGATCGCAAAGCAAGAGAAGAAGCTCCTGATCCGGAAGAGTTATTCCATATCTATCAAGGCCTGCTCCCTATCATGAAGCAAGCCTTTGATGAGTTAAATCACTTGAAAAATAAAGTTAGCCTGGCCTGA
- a CDS encoding RNA polymerase sigma factor, translated as MEQLIAQVKKGSQTAFKELMQDWYPHVYQFAWKYFAGGSRTENPHNPAEEVAQRTFISVHKNIEKLRDPSRFKSWLFRIAANYCYEEDRRNKTRDTRYIREYDAEDSELKQMESTYTGPYRHTLRKDISHWVLRALDQLAPEQRAVLILKEYQGLKFREIAEALEISENTAKSRLYAGLQHMRLYLERKQITQDSLRYDF; from the coding sequence ATGGAGCAACTGATAGCTCAAGTCAAAAAAGGTTCACAGACAGCTTTCAAAGAGCTGATGCAGGATTGGTACCCCCATGTTTACCAGTTTGCCTGGAAATACTTTGCAGGAGGAAGCCGAACAGAAAATCCGCACAATCCAGCTGAGGAAGTTGCTCAAAGAACTTTTATATCAGTCCATAAGAATATCGAGAAGCTACGCGATCCATCGAGATTCAAATCCTGGCTCTTCCGAATAGCAGCAAATTATTGTTACGAAGAAGACCGCAGAAACAAAACCCGCGATACCCGCTATATCCGGGAATACGATGCAGAGGATTCAGAATTGAAGCAGATGGAGAGCACCTACACAGGGCCGTATCGCCATACATTGCGAAAGGATATTTCACACTGGGTGTTACGGGCATTGGATCAGTTGGCGCCGGAGCAAAGAGCCGTTTTAATCCTCAAAGAATACCAGGGATTGAAATTCAGAGAAATAGCGGAAGCTCTTGAGATATCCGAGAATACAGCCAAATCGAGATTGTACGCAGGCCTGCAACATATGCGCCTGTATTTGGAAAGAAAACAGATTACACAAGATAGTTTACGATATGACTTTTAA
- a CDS encoding ATP-binding protein, producing the protein MLKFWEFAINMGSSEGMTQQERAQISFFNLICIINSLVLLGLSVFNLFSQIYLVLLLLLWQIFVCVLCLYSTANNRFVFSYRFWGLNGIIGTLLGLYFLGESSNLEMLFVLYFLILSIFSQSQKETLLWLVACFLGISCSFLIYEFFSPIVKYPSSILVKLPNLIFFLGIICLHSLFYRKDTIRNQQLLQENEEKYQRESAKRKQYSREFQLAQIELKENEEKYQLLFDNASDGIMLLDILALRIILMNDSFSRLLNKEKKELMELPLSDIMDIYFPEIENKEQKLLSLQKSLSKGEILEEKICLSDEQGKRLHLQLSAIPMPRSHKHLLAIFIRDLSHEVQEEERMKATLGELQEVNEELKNFAYIVSHDLKAPLRAIGSLADWLEEDHKEQLNPEGQEIVRLVNSRVERMHNLLEGVLAYSRVSRDKEEKVDIDTKLLIDQVIDSLAPEEHIEILIEGELAALHFDRTRLFQLFQNLISNAINFMDKAHPFIQIGCEIQTEEVRIWVSDNGPGIEESYYHKIFQVFQTLQARDTYESLGMGLAIVKKIVDRYEGRISLQSEIGAGCCFEIFFPRETVEVRSRVSV; encoded by the coding sequence ATGTTAAAGTTCTGGGAATTTGCAATCAATATGGGGAGTTCGGAGGGAATGACCCAACAGGAAAGGGCACAAATCAGCTTCTTTAATCTAATTTGTATCATCAATTCTTTGGTCCTTTTGGGACTAAGTGTCTTTAACCTCTTCAGCCAGATATACCTTGTCTTGCTCCTTTTGCTTTGGCAAATTTTCGTTTGTGTACTCTGCCTTTACTCAACTGCAAATAATCGATTTGTATTTTCCTATAGGTTTTGGGGATTAAACGGAATAATAGGGACCCTTCTAGGTCTTTATTTTTTGGGGGAAAGCTCAAATCTTGAGATGCTGTTTGTACTCTATTTTTTGATTCTCAGCATTTTCTCTCAATCTCAAAAGGAAACTTTGTTATGGCTGGTGGCTTGTTTTCTGGGAATCTCTTGCAGTTTTCTTATATACGAATTCTTTTCCCCCATCGTCAAATACCCATCCAGCATACTTGTAAAGCTTCCCAATCTGATTTTCTTCCTGGGAATCATTTGTCTACATAGCCTGTTTTACCGAAAAGATACGATCAGAAATCAGCAGCTTTTACAGGAAAATGAAGAGAAATATCAAAGAGAATCAGCCAAACGAAAACAATACTCCCGGGAATTTCAACTAGCCCAAATAGAACTAAAAGAAAATGAGGAGAAGTATCAACTCCTTTTCGATAATGCCTCTGATGGGATTATGCTCCTGGATATACTGGCGTTGAGAATCATTCTTATGAATGACAGTTTCTCTCGACTTCTGAATAAGGAAAAGAAGGAATTGATGGAACTTCCTCTCTCGGATATCATGGATATCTATTTCCCGGAGATAGAGAATAAAGAACAGAAGCTGTTGAGTTTGCAAAAAAGCCTTTCTAAAGGAGAAATTCTGGAGGAAAAGATTTGCCTTTCAGATGAGCAAGGGAAGCGGCTGCATTTACAGCTTTCTGCTATCCCTATGCCGAGATCGCACAAGCACCTCTTAGCCATTTTTATTCGTGATCTCTCTCATGAGGTTCAGGAAGAGGAAAGAATGAAAGCCACTCTCGGAGAATTACAAGAAGTAAATGAGGAGTTAAAGAATTTTGCTTATATCGTTTCTCATGACTTAAAAGCCCCTTTGCGGGCCATAGGTTCTCTTGCTGATTGGTTGGAGGAAGATCATAAAGAACAATTGAATCCGGAGGGACAGGAAATCGTACGTTTGGTGAACTCCCGGGTGGAGCGAATGCACAATCTATTGGAGGGTGTTCTTGCGTATTCCCGGGTGAGTAGAGATAAAGAGGAGAAAGTAGATATCGATACAAAATTGCTAATTGATCAGGTGATTGATAGCCTGGCACCCGAGGAGCATATTGAAATCCTTATTGAAGGAGAATTAGCAGCTTTACATTTTGACCGTACTCGGCTTTTTCAGCTATTTCAAAATCTCATTTCCAATGCAATCAATTTTATGGATAAGGCCCATCCGTTTATCCAAATCGGCTGCGAAATACAAACTGAAGAGGTGCGAATTTGGGTTTCAGATAATGGACCTGGAATAGAAGAAAGTTATTACCATAAAATCTTTCAGGTTTTTCAAACGCTTCAGGCGAGAGATACTTACGAAAGTTTGGGAATGGGGCTTGCTATCGTCAAGAAGATAGTAGATCGATATGAAGGAAGGATTAGCCTTCAGTCTGAAATAGGGGCAGGCTGTTGCTTTGAAATATTTTTTCCCCGTGAAACCGTAGAGGTCCGATCCAGGGTTTCGGTCTGA